In Flavobacteriaceae bacterium, the following proteins share a genomic window:
- a CDS encoding aminotransferase class I/II-fold pyridoxal phosphate-dependent enzyme, translating to MLRIALSKSHLSGYELPYIKKAFDNNQISIYGENLSGFENDLEEYLQKESHISCTISGTAAIHLALILSGVEKGDEVLCQSMTYSASANPILYQGAHPVFIGSEKNTWNMCPEYLEEAIKDRISKGKKPKAIIVVHLYGMPARMDEIVEITKRYEILLIEDAAEALGSTYKGRKCGTFGDFGILSFNGNKIITTSGGGALICKNEKLKNRAIFLATQAKDNAVHYQHSEIGYNYRMNNVIAGIGRGQMKVLDEYVKLRRNNHEFYAKFFKNINGITVFKEPNEDYFSNHWLNCIIIDEKKLNLSREDMRLGLLKRNIESRPLWKPMHLQPVFKKVKFYGSNVSEQLFNIGLCLPSGSNLSESDKDYITKVLNLLCFR from the coding sequence ATGTTAAGAATAGCACTTTCTAAATCACATTTAAGTGGATACGAATTGCCCTATATAAAGAAAGCTTTTGATAATAATCAAATTTCTATATATGGAGAAAATTTATCTGGTTTTGAAAATGACTTAGAAGAATATTTACAAAAAGAATCTCATATTAGTTGTACAATATCTGGTACGGCTGCAATCCATTTAGCACTCATTCTTTCTGGTGTTGAAAAAGGAGATGAAGTATTATGTCAAAGTATGACATATTCGGCATCAGCTAATCCAATTTTATATCAAGGTGCTCATCCCGTATTTATAGGTAGTGAAAAAAACACTTGGAATATGTGTCCTGAATATTTAGAAGAAGCAATTAAAGATCGAATTTCTAAAGGTAAAAAACCTAAAGCAATTATTGTTGTGCATTTATACGGTATGCCAGCTAGAATGGACGAAATAGTAGAGATTACTAAAAGATATGAAATTCTATTAATAGAAGATGCTGCCGAAGCATTAGGTTCTACTTATAAAGGAAGGAAATGTGGAACTTTTGGAGATTTTGGAATATTATCATTTAATGGGAATAAAATAATTACTACCTCTGGAGGAGGGGCTTTAATTTGTAAAAATGAAAAGCTAAAAAATAGAGCAATTTTTTTAGCAACACAGGCAAAAGACAATGCAGTACATTACCAACATTCTGAAATTGGATATAATTATAGAATGAATAATGTAATTGCTGGTATTGGAAGAGGCCAAATGAAAGTTTTAGATGAATATGTTAAATTAAGAAGAAATAACCATGAATTTTATGCTAAATTTTTTAAAAATATAAACGGAATTACTGTTTTTAAAGAACCAAATGAAGATTATTTTTCTAACCATTGGTTAAATTGCATTATAATAGATGAAAAAAAACTGAATCTATCTAGAGAAGATATGCGATTGGGATTATTGAAAAGAAATATAGAATCAAGACCTTTATGGAAACCAATGCATTTACAACCTGTTTTTAAAAAAGTAAAGTTTTATGGGAGTAATGTGTCTGAACAGCTTTTTAATATAGGACTATGCTTG
- a CDS encoding sugar transferase — protein sequence MTRVEKNIKRVFDVFFSFIGLILLGWVILLVAVISKIFIKGKGFFKQKRIGQYGKEFIIYKIETIHPEEAKKENPYISEFGQFIRKYKIDEFPQLWNVLEGTMSFVGPRPDLPEYLDMLEEKAKVILNIKPGITGPATLYYRNEEKLLNLQKKPKEYNKEVIWPQKVAMNTKYINEYSFVKDIYYIYKTLFS from the coding sequence TTGACTCGAGTTGAAAAAAATATAAAACGCGTATTTGATGTTTTTTTTTCATTCATTGGATTAATACTATTAGGATGGGTTATATTGTTAGTAGCAGTAATCTCTAAAATTTTTATAAAAGGAAAAGGGTTTTTTAAACAAAAGCGAATTGGACAATATGGTAAAGAATTTATTATATACAAAATAGAAACAATTCATCCAGAAGAAGCTAAAAAAGAGAACCCATATATATCAGAATTCGGTCAATTTATTCGTAAATATAAAATAGATGAATTTCCACAATTATGGAATGTCTTGGAAGGAACAATGAGTTTTGTAGGCCCAAGGCCAGATCTTCCAGAATACTTAGATATGTTGGAAGAAAAAGCAAAAGTAATACTAAACATAAAACCTGGAATTACTGGACCTGCGACATTGTATTATAGAAATGAAGAGAAATTATTGAATTTACAAAAAAAACCGAAAGAATATAATAAAGAAGTTATTTGGCCACAAAAAGTAGCAATGAATACCAAATATATTAATGAATATAGTTTTGTAAAAGATATTTATTATATATATAAAACACTATTTTCATAA
- a CDS encoding methionyl-tRNA formyltransferase, with the protein MKFAFVTCVQIGLSCMEAIYNIGGKLDLIISIPDEKSKKKSGRIYVDDFAEKNSIPVIKSNHINDSEAIEAIKVHNIDWLFIIGWSQIASKEVIETPNLGAIGAHPTLLPVGRGRAAIPWAIIKGLDKTGVSFFKMDEGVDTGLILGQEEVPINIDETALTLYNKINKAHETLIKRLFTDIQNNKIKGTIQDESKATYWEGRKPKDGELLLTMTVNETDRLVRATTKPYPGAFIIRDNQKVIIWKGFKSNKKLESNIFHEIILEDGFFYATNYEVRDITSIK; encoded by the coding sequence ATGAAATTTGCATTTGTTACTTGTGTTCAAATAGGCCTAAGCTGTATGGAAGCCATTTACAATATAGGCGGTAAGTTAGATTTAATTATTAGTATTCCTGATGAAAAATCAAAAAAGAAGTCAGGAAGAATATATGTTGATGATTTTGCCGAAAAAAATAGTATTCCAGTAATAAAATCAAATCATATAAATGATTCTGAGGCTATTGAAGCAATTAAAGTTCATAACATAGATTGGCTATTTATTATTGGATGGTCACAAATTGCTTCAAAAGAAGTCATTGAAACTCCAAATTTAGGAGCAATAGGAGCTCACCCTACATTGTTGCCCGTAGGAAGGGGAAGAGCTGCAATACCTTGGGCTATAATAAAAGGCTTAGATAAAACAGGTGTTTCATTTTTTAAAATGGATGAAGGCGTTGATACGGGTTTAATTCTTGGACAGGAAGAAGTGCCAATAAATATAGATGAAACAGCTCTAACGTTATATAATAAAATAAACAAAGCCCACGAAACTCTTATTAAAAGATTGTTTACTGATATACAAAATAATAAAATTAAAGGAACTATTCAAGATGAATCAAAGGCCACATATTGGGAAGGAAGGAAGCCTAAAGATGGAGAGCTTTTGTTAACAATGACAGTAAATGAAACTGATAGATTAGTTAGAGCTACAACAAAACCATATCCGGGAGCTTTTATAATAAGAGATAATCAAAAAGTAATAATATGGAAAGGTTTTAAGTCAAATAAAAAACTAGAAAGCAATATCTTTCACGAAATTATATTAGAAGATGGATTTTTCTATGCAACAAATTATGAAGTAAGAGATATTACTTCTATAAAATAA
- a CDS encoding sugar transferase has translation MYLFIKRASDILLAILLILLLVPIYLIIAFVIFVQDFEIPIFKQIRIGKNGKGFMFYKFRSMPLNTPNVESHEKSKLRITPFGKLIRRTNLDELPQFFNVLKGDMSFIGPRPPIASQVNLIRLRKENKALSLRPGLSGWAQVHSYDNMSEEEKAKFDGEYADKISLKMDLLILFKTAIYFTKKPPTY, from the coding sequence ATGTATTTATTTATTAAGAGAGCATCAGATATATTATTGGCAATACTTTTAATACTATTACTAGTTCCTATTTATCTTATAATTGCTTTTGTTATTTTTGTACAAGATTTTGAGATTCCTATTTTTAAACAAATAAGAATAGGTAAAAATGGAAAAGGTTTTATGTTTTATAAATTTAGAAGTATGCCTTTAAATACTCCTAATGTAGAATCTCATGAGAAGAGTAAATTAAGAATTACTCCTTTTGGAAAATTAATAAGAAGAACTAATTTAGATGAACTTCCTCAGTTTTTTAATGTCCTAAAGGGTGATATGAGTTTTATAGGCCCAAGACCTCCAATAGCTTCTCAAGTTAATTTAATTAGATTAAGAAAAGAGAATAAGGCACTAAGCTTAAGGCCAGGATTATCAGGTTGGGCACAGGTTCACTCATATGATAATATGTCAGAAGAAGAAAAGGCAAAATTTGACGGAGAGTATGCCGATAAGATTTCGTTAAAAATGGATCTATTAATTTTGTTTAAAACAGCAATATACTTTACTAAAAAACCTCCAACATATTAA
- a CDS encoding PIG-L family deacetylase translates to MKQKIYLTVTAHPDDEILGFGASSYTLTKQGHKVYNCILSGNVNARQFRPEIEDLYNHTCEAQKIIGAEPPILGDFPNIKFNTVPHLDLVQYIEKVVEKIQPDFIFTHHPSDLNDDHLCVSRACQVAARLFQRRKEIKPIKGLYFMEILSSTDWSFPTNVSPFLPNTFIAVGKEGVKKKIASLEAYKGVMRPYPHPRSNEVLEGLAALRGGQSGKVYAEAFQAVFQILD, encoded by the coding sequence ATGAAGCAAAAAATATATTTAACAGTAACAGCTCATCCAGATGATGAAATATTAGGTTTTGGAGCAAGCTCTTATACATTAACAAAACAAGGCCATAAAGTGTACAACTGTATATTATCAGGAAATGTTAATGCTAGACAATTTAGACCAGAAATAGAAGATTTGTATAATCATACTTGTGAGGCACAAAAAATAATTGGTGCAGAACCACCAATATTAGGTGATTTTCCTAATATAAAGTTTAATACGGTTCCTCATTTGGATCTAGTTCAGTATATAGAAAAAGTTGTAGAGAAGATACAGCCAGATTTTATATTCACTCATCATCCATCAGATTTGAATGATGATCATTTGTGTGTATCTAGAGCTTGTCAAGTTGCAGCTAGATTGTTCCAACGAAGAAAGGAGATTAAACCAATTAAAGGGTTGTATTTTATGGAAATACTATCTTCAACAGATTGGTCATTTCCAACAAATGTATCTCCTTTTTTACCCAATACATTTATTGCGGTAGGAAAAGAAGGTGTGAAAAAAAAAATAGCATCATTAGAAGCATATAAAGGAGTAATGAGGCCATACCCACACCCTAGATCTAATGAAGTTTTAGAAGGGTTAGCAGCTCTAAGGGGAGGTCAGTCAGGAAAGGTTTATGCTGAAGCTTTTCAAGCTGTTTTTCAAATCTTAGATTAG
- a CDS encoding NAD(P)-dependent oxidoreductase, whose protein sequence is MKVLVTGASGFLGKHVLHELERLQYEVDTIGRSDSATITADISKEVPSLSKQYDLIIHVAGKAHVVPKTEAEKKEFYDVNLTGTQNLLGALQKVPNYFVFISTVSVYGLNFGDNIAENAPLNAIEPYGKSKIMAEAMVAEWGKTKNITTTILRLPLLFGINPPGNLKSMINAIRKKYYFNIGKGAVRKSMVFASDVAEFIPTIMKTGGIYNLTDGYHPSFKELSDRIADFLKLKKPIAIPHFIVWCMAMVGEVIQKATGKKMPINKRQFTKMTKPLTFNDKKARSLGWCPKVIIKNKDKWLS, encoded by the coding sequence ATGAAAGTATTAGTTACAGGAGCTTCAGGATTTTTAGGAAAACACGTTTTGCATGAGTTAGAACGTTTGCAATACGAGGTTGATACTATTGGAAGAAGTGATTCAGCAACAATTACAGCTGATATTTCCAAAGAAGTACCTTCGCTTTCAAAACAATACGATTTGATCATTCATGTAGCAGGAAAAGCACATGTAGTTCCGAAAACAGAAGCCGAAAAGAAAGAATTCTACGATGTAAATCTAACTGGAACTCAAAATCTATTAGGAGCTTTGCAAAAAGTGCCAAATTATTTCGTTTTTATCAGTACAGTTTCTGTATATGGACTAAATTTTGGAGATAATATTGCAGAAAATGCACCATTAAATGCGATTGAACCTTATGGTAAAAGTAAAATAATGGCAGAAGCAATGGTTGCTGAGTGGGGAAAAACAAAAAACATAACAACAACCATTTTACGATTGCCATTACTTTTTGGAATCAATCCGCCAGGAAACCTAAAATCGATGATCAATGCAATTCGAAAAAAGTATTATTTTAACATCGGAAAAGGAGCTGTGCGAAAGTCAATGGTGTTTGCAAGTGATGTAGCGGAATTTATTCCTACAATTATGAAAACAGGAGGAATCTATAACCTTACAGATGGCTATCATCCTTCTTTTAAAGAATTATCAGATAGAATTGCAGATTTCCTCAAACTAAAAAAACCAATTGCTATTCCACATTTTATAGTTTGGTGTATGGCAATGGTTGGTGAAGTCATTCAAAAGGCGACTGGAAAAAAAATGCCGATAAACAAAAGGCAGTTTACGAAAATGACCAAGCCGTTGACATTTAATGACAAAAAAGCACGTTCTTTAGGGTGGTGTCCTAAGGTAATTATTAAAAATAAAGATAAATGGCTTTCCTAA
- a CDS encoding glycosyltransferase WbuB, giving the protein MSTESFGVNTKKHIWLVSELFYPETISTGYIMTEIAKSLAKDYQVSVVCGPEFYEGKDEKVEVKRLPNINIYRIQSKGYNKNSFISRIIGHLKVTYKMLRLMKKKMPKGAEVLMVTNPVLLLVLTSFAAKKRNWKMNVLVHDVFPENLVISGFLKSNKSFAFGIMERIFNSAFKKMDTLIVLGRDMQKLFEQKKNSKEGITIIENWADTENISIRPIPETSKKKLLFAGNMGRLQGLEILLEALKKTENEPYTFTFIGNGALENDIKAFMTNEKTTHIEKHGWIPREEQDKFMADTTIGVVTLKKDMYGLGVPSKFYNLLAAGKPIFYIGDINSEVHLVLQQHEIGWFAEAGNLEEISATITKIVNTDTSEIKKCSENARALAESEYSKEIILNKFNNLFRS; this is encoded by the coding sequence ATGTCAACAGAGTCGTTTGGAGTAAATACTAAAAAACACATATGGCTAGTTTCGGAACTATTTTATCCAGAAACCATTTCTACTGGATATATCATGACCGAAATAGCAAAATCATTGGCTAAAGACTACCAAGTTTCGGTAGTCTGTGGCCCTGAATTCTATGAGGGAAAAGATGAAAAAGTTGAGGTGAAGCGGTTGCCAAACATCAACATTTATAGAATTCAATCCAAAGGATACAATAAAAATAGCTTCATATCGCGTATCATAGGTCATCTAAAAGTTACCTATAAAATGCTACGACTTATGAAGAAAAAAATGCCAAAAGGTGCGGAAGTACTTATGGTAACAAATCCTGTATTGCTATTAGTGTTAACAAGCTTTGCTGCAAAAAAAAGAAACTGGAAAATGAACGTATTAGTTCATGATGTGTTTCCAGAAAATCTAGTTATTTCAGGATTCTTAAAATCGAATAAATCATTTGCTTTCGGAATCATGGAGCGCATCTTTAACAGCGCCTTTAAAAAAATGGATACCTTGATTGTGCTTGGGCGCGATATGCAAAAACTCTTTGAGCAGAAAAAAAATAGCAAAGAAGGAATTACAATTATTGAAAACTGGGCAGATACAGAGAACATTTCGATTCGACCAATTCCAGAAACATCTAAAAAGAAACTACTCTTTGCTGGAAACATGGGGCGTTTGCAAGGTCTAGAAATTCTACTTGAAGCCTTAAAAAAGACGGAAAACGAACCGTATACATTTACGTTTATCGGAAATGGGGCGTTGGAAAATGATATAAAAGCTTTCATGACCAACGAAAAAACTACACACATTGAAAAGCATGGTTGGATTCCTCGTGAAGAACAAGACAAATTCATGGCAGATACGACTATTGGTGTCGTAACGCTTAAAAAAGATATGTATGGTTTAGGAGTTCCTTCTAAATTTTACAATCTATTAGCAGCAGGAAAACCAATTTTCTATATTGGAGATATCAATTCGGAAGTGCATTTAGTATTACAACAACATGAAATTGGTTGGTTTGCTGAAGCGGGTAATTTGGAAGAAATTTCAGCAACAATAACCAAAATTGTGAATACGGATACTTCCGAAATTAAAAAGTGTTCGGAAAATGCGAGAGCCTTGGCTGAAAGTGAATATAGTAAAGAAATTATTCTGAATAAATTCAATAATCTATTTAGAAGTTAA
- a CDS encoding UDP-N-acetylglucosamine 2-epimerase (non-hydrolyzing) has product MKKLKVVTVVGTRPEIIRLSCTLIALDKNDAIEHVLVHTGQNYDYELNEIFFEDLGLRKPDHFLEAAGRNATETVGNILIKIDPILEQENPDAFLVLGDTNSCLCAIPAKKRKIPVFHMEAGNRCFDQRVPEEANRKIVDHVSDINLTYSSIAREYLLREGLSPNRVIKTGSPMYEVLHKFLSKIEASDVLDKLGLEKHKFFVVSSHREENINNPKNFKGLIDSLNQIAEIYEYPIIVSTHPRTRNMLNDKDMKTHENIQFLKPLGFSDYNALQMHSFAVLSDSGTISEESSILNFHALNIREAHERPEAMEEASVMMVGLNPERIMQGLAALNVQERSPKRNFREVYDYSMPNVSEKMVRIILSYTDYVNRVVWSKY; this is encoded by the coding sequence ATGAAAAAACTAAAAGTAGTAACGGTTGTAGGAACACGACCAGAGATTATTAGATTGTCGTGCACGTTAATTGCATTAGACAAAAATGACGCTATCGAACATGTTTTAGTTCATACAGGACAAAACTATGACTATGAATTAAACGAAATATTCTTTGAAGATTTAGGGCTTAGGAAACCAGATCATTTCTTAGAAGCTGCTGGGAGAAATGCCACGGAAACTGTTGGAAACATTTTAATCAAAATTGATCCTATCTTAGAACAAGAAAACCCAGATGCATTCTTAGTATTAGGAGATACAAACTCTTGCTTATGTGCAATTCCAGCCAAAAAACGTAAAATTCCTGTATTTCATATGGAAGCTGGAAACCGTTGTTTTGATCAAAGAGTGCCAGAAGAAGCAAACCGTAAGATTGTAGATCACGTATCAGATATCAATCTTACGTATAGTAGCATTGCTCGTGAATATTTATTACGCGAAGGGTTATCGCCTAATAGAGTTATCAAAACAGGAAGTCCAATGTATGAAGTACTTCATAAATTCTTATCAAAAATTGAAGCTTCAGATGTATTAGACAAACTAGGTTTAGAAAAACATAAATTCTTTGTAGTATCATCACACAGAGAAGAAAACATTAACAATCCAAAAAACTTCAAAGGATTAATTGATTCATTAAATCAAATTGCAGAGATATACGAATATCCAATCATTGTTTCTACACATCCAAGAACAAGAAACATGTTGAACGATAAAGATATGAAAACGCATGAAAATATTCAATTCTTAAAACCGCTTGGGTTTTCAGACTACAATGCATTACAAATGCATTCGTTTGCTGTGCTATCTGATTCAGGAACTATTTCGGAAGAATCATCAATCTTAAACTTTCATGCACTAAATATTCGCGAAGCACACGAACGTCCAGAAGCAATGGAAGAAGCCTCAGTAATGATGGTAGGATTAAATCCTGAACGTATAATGCAAGGACTAGCTGCATTAAATGTACAAGAAAGAAGTCCAAAAAGAAACTTTAGAGAAGTATACGACTACTCTATGCCAAATGTGAGTGAGAAAATGGTGCGAATTATCCTTTCATATACAGATTATGTCAACAGAGTCGTTTGGAGTAAATACTAA
- a CDS encoding NAD-dependent epimerase/dehydratase family protein has protein sequence MGQLIKVGITGQGGFMGSHLYNFLGTKTEEIERISFQRNYFENEAELQNFVKSCDVIVHIAAMNRHEDQQVIYDTNVDLVHKLVSACEATNSTPKIIFSSSTQEERDNLYGKSKRDGRQHLENWATNHGGKVASLIIPNVFGSFGKPFYNSFIATFSHQIVQGEQPTVINDSTVNLIYINELSEAFYNEIVKQDSENIQSYVVPHTSSRKVSEILGLLKDFKTQYVDNGQVPKVDLNSFELDLFNTFTSFIPKDYFPRKFTKHSDDRGAFVEIMRAGSAGQSSYSTTVPGVTRGNHYHTRKIERFAVISGKASIRLRKIDSDEVFEYILDGAEPAYVDMPIWYTHNIKNIGDTELITLFWINEPYNPEDADTYFVKV, from the coding sequence ATGGGACAACTAATAAAAGTTGGAATCACAGGACAAGGTGGTTTCATGGGAAGTCACTTATACAACTTCTTAGGTACAAAAACAGAAGAAATAGAACGTATTAGTTTTCAAAGAAACTACTTTGAAAACGAAGCTGAGCTACAAAACTTTGTGAAATCATGTGATGTTATTGTACACATTGCTGCAATGAATCGTCATGAAGATCAGCAAGTTATCTATGATACAAATGTTGATTTAGTACACAAATTAGTAAGTGCTTGTGAAGCAACAAACTCTACACCAAAAATCATCTTTTCATCGTCTACACAAGAAGAAAGAGACAATCTATACGGAAAGTCAAAGCGTGATGGAAGACAACATCTAGAAAACTGGGCAACAAATCATGGAGGAAAAGTAGCTTCGTTGATTATTCCAAATGTATTTGGATCTTTTGGAAAACCTTTCTACAACTCGTTCATTGCCACATTTTCGCATCAAATAGTGCAAGGAGAACAACCAACAGTGATTAATGATAGTACAGTAAACTTAATTTACATCAATGAACTATCAGAAGCTTTCTATAATGAAATTGTTAAGCAAGACTCAGAAAATATACAATCGTATGTAGTACCACATACATCATCACGTAAAGTATCTGAAATTTTAGGATTGCTAAAAGATTTCAAAACACAATACGTAGATAACGGACAAGTGCCAAAAGTAGATTTAAACTCATTTGAATTAGACTTATTTAATACGTTTACGAGTTTTATCCCTAAAGATTATTTTCCAAGAAAATTCACAAAACATTCAGATGATCGTGGAGCATTTGTAGAAATAATGCGAGCAGGTTCGGCAGGACAATCATCGTATTCAACAACAGTTCCAGGCGTTACACGTGGAAATCATTATCACACCCGAAAAATAGAACGCTTTGCTGTCATTAGTGGAAAAGCATCTATTCGACTCCGTAAAATTGATTCAGATGAAGTTTTTGAATACATACTTGATGGAGCAGAACCAGCGTATGTTGACATGCCAATTTGGTATACGCATAACATTAAAAATATTGGCGACACAGAATTAATAACACTATTTTGGATCAACGAACCATACAATCCAGAAGATGCAGATACCTATTTTGTAAAAGTATAA
- a CDS encoding NAD-dependent epimerase/dehydratase family protein, translating to MKNKILLITGGTGSFGNAVLNRFLHTDHFNEIRIFSRDEKKQDELRRRLGNPKVKFYIGDVRDYRSVETAVRGVDYIFHAAALKQVPSCEFFPVEAVKTNVLGTENVLEAAIKNNVKNVVVLSTDKAVYPINAMGISKAMMEKVLVAKSRNAGDTIISGTRYGNVMASRGSVIPLFVEQIKNKEDLTITDPSMTRFMMTLEDAVDLVLFAFENANAGDMFVQKAPAATVETLAKTLVEMYEGSSKLKVIGTRHGEKLYESLLTREEKVKAQDMGDYYRIPADNRDLNYANYFSEGEIDMNKIEDYHSHNTERLDIESMKKLLLKLSFIKEDVGQG from the coding sequence ATGAAAAATAAAATCTTACTAATCACAGGAGGCACAGGTTCCTTTGGAAATGCTGTACTAAACAGGTTTTTGCATACAGATCATTTTAATGAAATACGAATTTTTTCAAGAGATGAAAAAAAACAAGATGAATTAAGAAGACGTTTAGGAAATCCAAAAGTGAAATTCTATATAGGGGACGTAAGAGATTATAGATCTGTAGAAACTGCTGTAAGAGGTGTAGATTATATTTTTCATGCAGCAGCATTAAAACAAGTTCCTTCTTGCGAATTTTTTCCTGTAGAGGCAGTAAAGACTAATGTTTTAGGTACAGAAAATGTGCTAGAAGCTGCTATTAAGAATAACGTGAAAAATGTGGTTGTTTTAAGTACAGATAAAGCTGTATATCCAATTAATGCCATGGGAATTTCTAAAGCAATGATGGAAAAAGTTTTAGTTGCTAAATCACGAAATGCTGGAGATACTATAATTTCTGGAACGCGTTATGGAAATGTAATGGCATCTAGAGGTTCTGTAATTCCATTATTTGTTGAACAAATTAAAAATAAAGAAGACTTGACGATTACAGATCCTAGTATGACTCGTTTTATGATGACACTTGAAGATGCGGTTGATTTAGTGTTATTTGCCTTCGAGAATGCAAATGCTGGAGATATGTTTGTGCAAAAAGCTCCTGCAGCTACCGTAGAAACATTAGCAAAAACTTTGGTTGAGATGTATGAAGGAAGTAGTAAATTAAAAGTTATAGGAACTCGCCATGGAGAAAAGCTATACGAATCATTACTTACAAGAGAAGAAAAAGTAAAAGCCCAAGATATGGGAGATTATTATAGAATACCGGCTGATAACAGGGATCTTAATTATGCAAACTATTTTTCTGAAGGAGAAATAGATATGAATAAAATAGAGGATTATCACTCGCATAACACAGAACGCTTAGATATTGAGAGTATGAAAAAATTACTTTTAAAACTTTCTTTTATTAAAGAAGATGTTGGACAAGGTTAA
- a CDS encoding glycosyltransferase: MSSKKKVIIFLHEIQHYRVPVFRIITDVFELTLVTDRKDQIDLYKNEPFITRYIPINKIGPFIIHKQNIHRIASNFDIAIGLMNLRCIDIMLLPFNLFLKTKIIYWGIGVSASYTKNFDANNNLDFLRFYLFNRANALIFYTSYPIKKYVNRNIKREKLFIANNTVEVFQTKNIIEDKKKNFLFIGSLYPQKGINELLEAYLSAYRKVGNSLNKLIIVGKGSEYRRIEKFIVENKLTNQIYLEGAIYDQKKLKKYFLESILCISPKQAGLSVLMSMGYSLCFLTNKNAITGGEILNITHDQTGLIYHDQEELVSYLIEAHNNPKRFIVIGRSAKNYYDTERKPKQMANGIIDALKYVIK; encoded by the coding sequence ATGTCTTCTAAGAAAAAAGTAATAATATTTCTCCATGAAATTCAACATTATAGAGTTCCTGTTTTTAGAATCATTACTGATGTTTTTGAATTAACTTTGGTTACGGATAGAAAAGATCAAATAGACTTGTATAAGAATGAACCTTTCATTACTCGTTATATTCCAATTAATAAAATAGGCCCTTTTATTATTCATAAACAAAATATTCATAGAATAGCATCTAATTTCGATATTGCTATAGGATTAATGAATTTAAGATGTATAGATATTATGCTTTTACCTTTTAATTTATTTTTAAAAACAAAAATAATTTATTGGGGCATTGGTGTTTCGGCATCTTATACAAAAAATTTTGATGCTAATAATAATTTAGATTTTTTAAGGTTTTATTTATTTAATCGAGCGAATGCTTTAATTTTTTATACAAGCTATCCTATTAAAAAATATGTAAATCGTAATATAAAAAGAGAAAAACTATTCATTGCAAATAATACAGTAGAAGTTTTCCAAACTAAAAATATAATTGAAGATAAAAAAAAGAATTTCCTATTTATAGGTTCATTATACCCTCAAAAAGGAATAAATGAACTATTAGAAGCATATTTATCTGCATATAGAAAAGTAGGGAATTCTCTTAATAAATTAATTATTGTTGGAAAAGGATCTGAATATAGAAGGATAGAAAAATTTATAGTTGAAAACAAACTTACTAATCAAATATATCTTGAAGGAGCGATATATGATCAAAAAAAACTAAAAAAATATTTTTTAGAATCTATTTTATGCATTTCGCCGAAACAAGCTGGATTATCTGTGTTAATGAGTATGGGATATTCTCTCTGTTTTTTGACTAATAAAAATGCAATTACAGGAGGGGAAATACTAAATATAACTCATGATCAAACAGGTTTGATATATCATGATCAAGAAGAACTGGTGAGTTACCTTATCGAAGCTCATAATAATCCTAAAAGATTTATTGTTATTGGCAGATCTGCAAAAAACTATTATGATACCGAAAGAAAGCCTAAACAAATGGCAAATGGTATCATAGATGCTTTAAAATATGTGATAAAATGA